In Pyrodictium occultum, the genomic window GGCAGCCCTCTTGTCCACCACCACCCTGCAGCCCGGGTCCCGGAGCCTCGCTGGCCCCTCGACGGGTATCCAGAGCGCCTCCTCCAGCAGCTCGTCGCGGTGCACCGGGTAGCCCTCCTTCCTCATCTCGTCGAGCAGCTCCCCGGGGTCGGCGCGGAGGGTGTTGACCCGGAAGTAGTAGCGGGACGGCGGCGCGGCGAGGGCCTCGAGGAGCCTGGGGAGCCCGTGGCGGCCATAGACCCTCTCAAGCTCCCCGAGGAGGCCCTCGTCGTACCACTCCCAGGGGCCTCCGTCGCGGTGCACCCGGGCCTCTACCTCCTCCTCCCCCTTCTCCTCACCCTCCGGAGCGGGGTGCCGCATACCGGGCAGACCCTCTCCCCTGGCCTCCGGGAGACGTAGCCGCAGGCGGGGCAGGCGACGATGTAGTCCTCGACCCTCTCTATCCCCCGGGTGCGGAGCGGCATGTACTCGAGCCCCAGGATGGCCGCGAGGTTCTGGACGGCGTAGTCGTCTGTCACGACCACCACGGGCAGCCCCTCCTCAGCCAGCTCCAGCGCCAGCGCGGCCACGCTAGTGTCCGTCCGGCTGAGCGAGGAGTGGAGCCCGGCCCGGGCGGCCTCGCGGAGGACCCGCCTTAGAGCCGCCGGCCTCGGGTCCCTTACCTCCACCCTGCCGAGCCCCAGGGCCAGCTCCAGGCCCTCCCTGCTCCAGCTGTCCCGCACCTCCTCCACCACGAGGCTGGTGGTGTAGAGCCTCCCGCTCCCCGGGGCGTAGAGGGGCCACCTGGC contains:
- a CDS encoding NOB1 family endonuclease; translated protein: MEKAYVLDTTAFIARWPLYAPGSGRLYTTSLVVEEVRDSWSREGLELALGLGRVEVRDPRPAALRRVLREAARAGLHSSLSRTDTSVAALALELAEEGLPVVVVTDDYAVQNLAAILGLEYMPLRTRGIERVEDYIVACPACGYVSRRPGERVCPVCGTPLRRVRRRGRRR